The Paenibacillus sp. BIC5C1 DNA segment GTGGATATCTGGCACAAGCTAATGAATCTATTCAAGAATATTTAGTGGACAACCCCGCTGATCCTGATATTTTTGCTATGAACGGCATGTTGCATTTAATGAACGGTGATAGCTCTGAGGCTATTCAATCATTCCTAAAGGGACACCAACATTATCCATGGGACGAGGATCTGCTCTATAACTTGGGATATGTATATGAAAGCATAGGAGATATAAAATTAGCTCACTCATATTATCATCAAGCTTTAAAACAATGCCAAAAACCAGAATTAAATAAAATTATTAATGATAAATTGAAAACACTTAATAATTTGAACTAAGGAGTTCTCAAAATTATGAAAACAGTCATTACTTACGGAACATTTGATTTGCTCCACTATGGTCACATTCTTTTACTTCAGCGAGCCAAAGCACTTGGAGATTACCTCATAGTAGTCTTATCTACTGATGAGTTTAATTATTTAAAAGGTAAAAGTGCATACTTCACGTATGAACAACGAAAAATGATGTTAGAAGCAATCAAATATGTAGACTTAGTTCTACCTGAAGATAGTTGGGAACAAAAAACAAATGATATATTACATTGGAATGTAGATACATTTGTGATGGGGGACGATTGGAGAGGTAAGTTTGACGAATTATCCTCGTTATGCACCATAATTTATTTATCAAGAACCCCGGACATCTCCACTACATCAATTAAGAGTTCTTTAAAGTCCACATCGTATTAGATTTGCCCCACGACAAAAAACGAATGGTATCTAGCTCTTATCATGCTATTATCCCCTCAAGGTAGACAGTGAAAAAAGAGATCATGTTAAAATGAACTCAACACTGAAAAACCGGAGGGGATTTTTGTTATGCCAGTCAAGAAAGGTCAGACCTTTAATCGATAAAGCGAAGAAACAAAGAAAGAGGCTGTTCGTTTGCGAGTGGAAGAAAGTTGGCGTACAGTCGAATCATGGATAAGTTTAGGATTAAAAGTGAGAGCCCGATTATCACCTAGATACGGAAAGCCAAAATAGAGAAAGTTTTGAGGATCACCAGGGAAGTTGGACGAAGAAGCATTTTAGCAGTGTAGATTTACGTATGTCCGGATTGGCCATGATTTTGCTTATCTCTCGGTGATGATGGATCTGTACACAACGAAATATAGCCTGGGAACTCTCCGAGTGAAATGACTTAAAACTCGTTTATGGACAAGGTAAAGAAACTAAAATTTGACCCTAGCTTGTTCCATTTGAACCAGGGGGTTCAGTATACAACAAAAAGCCTGAAGAGAAGAAGCTAATAGGAAGTCATTCTTGACGCGGGAACTCCTATGACAATGCATGTATTGAGTCGTTGTTTCCCCACTTAAAGACGCAGAAGTTGTATTTGAAAAAGCCTTAAAATCTGGAGCAAGTAAAGAACCAAATTACGGAGTATATTTTGTTTTACAACAAGGAACCTTTCCAAAACAAATTCGGCGACCTCTTCCAGACTGGATTCCGGGAAAAAGTCGCCGCTTAATGAAATTCCTTTTTTTATTATCTTCTTGACGGAGCTATGACTATATTAAAACTTGTTACCATTCGTTTTTTTGTTAAACTGTATACTTTAACATCTTTAATTCATTGGCAAAAAACTCTTTAACAAATGATATCTCATTGAAATCAGGGAAATTACGTTCAAAATCAGCGATTATTTTCTTTTTAAATTGATTCGATGCCATATCAATCAATGATTTATAAATATGCCTTTTTCCAGGTTCATCTTGAAGAGCACCATTAAGGAATTCAAAAGCATCATCTCTGTAATCTTGATTCGCATGATAGTAGCCAAGGTTTTCCAAGCTCGTCCCATTCAATTCATTTCGACTTAGCAGCGCTGAATAATAATTCATCGCCAGTTCTACTCGATTCACATCATAAAAGTAATTTGCTAATCTGTTAATTAAATCACTATTATTCAATCCATTAACCACTTGGTCATAAATTTCAAACTCTTGCATCAGATAAAGTTGCCTAGCTATAGCAAAAAACAAGTCTGTCTCAATTACCATGTCGTCACTGATCTCATTCTGTTCAATGACCCTAATGATCACCTTAAAAACGGATATTATTTTTTCATTTTCAATTTTTTCCGAAAGCTTATCCAGTAATGAGCAGTCATTTGATAAAAGCGTCGCAATGATCACCTGAAGCACTACTAATTGCTCATCTCCTGTTATCGTAGTGATATTGTCTAGCAATACATGCATTGCCGCAAAATCCTCATTCACTGCCGATAACTTTAATTGATCCGGGAGACTTAGTTTCGTATATGTGGGTACTAAATTCTTATAGTGACTTACCAGTTTCCTATTACCTATAACCAACGAAACTTTAAATAACAGGAGATACTCTTTATCAGTTGGAGAAGTGTATAATTGCTCAAAGAAACGGATGACCGATTCTTCGTCTTCATTCTGTGTTAACCATTCCATCATTTTGACCAAATGTCCTGGATTTTTATTATTCTTATTTAGCTGTTTAGACATCCAGTATATTGCATTTTGATTGTCATTAAGACGAAAATATAACCCAATCAGTTGCTGAACTGGAGAATCAAAACTGTACATTGGATCAATCAACCAGATCTCCCGATTTTCTTGCGCCCTTTTTTCAGCTATACCGATGGCTCTCAGGTATTGTTGCTCTGCTTCTTGAAAGAAACCCAGAGTTTCATAATGAATTCCTTTAACGGTGTAATACTCGGGATATTCATTATACTTGATTAAATACTTCTCAATTAATTCCCATGAGCGTTTAAGTTGATTCTGACTGTAATCCAAGCTTACGAGTCCCATCAAGCAATGTGGGTACCATGCTTCATTCTGTTGTGTATCAATCAGAGCTTTTTCATAGCATTCTATGGCCATTAGTTCATCTTTTGCATAACGGTGCTGGTTGCCTAATGTATACCAATCATAGGAGGAAAGTTCCTGATCCGCTATCATTTGATTAAAAATCCCCATATTCCGCTCATGTTTGTTTTTTTCTACAATCCGACTCACTTGATAGCCTGTATGATAAATATGAAGACTTATTGACTTATGATACAATTCACCTTGCAGCCCTCTGGTCAACTGTTCATGGATTGGACGTTCGAACGTAATACCCACGTTGTTCGGAAATAGTCTCGTAACAGGTGCAGTGGTAATCTCATCGTCGTACTCTTTCTCACCCGTAAAATTTATCACTGGAAGAGTATAAGCCAGATGTGGAAACAGTTCCTCTGTTTGCAGGAAATTTCTCCAATCCTGATGTTCTTCTTCTGATATATATTCGTCAGCATCCATCACAAGAATCCACTTTCCTGTAGCATGGAGAAGCGATTTATTGCGCGCTTTTGAAAAATCATTACACCACTTAAAATCATATATTTTATCCGTATACTTCTTGGCAATTTCCTTTGTCTTATCTGTCGATCCTGTATCCACAATGATAATCTCATCGGCGAGATCTTGTACACTACTTAGACAACGTTCAAGTACCCTTTCCTCATCCTTGACAATCATGCAAATACTCAACAGCTTCATTGTTTCCCAACCTTCATTCAGTTTTTCCTATCAAAAAACAAACTATCGGACGCATAATTGGAGCTGTAAGCATTCTTCTGCACCCGAATAGAACCTTGTTTGTTCAACCAACTAGCTGCCTCATTTTTAAGACTCAGCATTTTATTCAAGAAAACATCGTCATATTTCATGAGCTGCTTGACTTTATTTTTATCGAATTCATCAAGTTTTGAATTATTCGACATAATTAACCCAACTAGGGATTCTCTTTGATCTACAAAAGAAGTTAATTCTTCGTATTCGATATCATCAATCTGATCAACTATACGTATTGTCATATCAAATAACTGATTAATATATTCTCCTGACGACTGCATCAGTTAGCTGTCCCATTGATACTTTTACTAGCAATCTCCCAAGCTTCCCGGAGTTCAGTTAGATGGGAAAGTGCCTCTTGTGCTGGTTTAACATCTTTTTTGAGATTAGCTTGAATTAGACAGTGAATCATGTACTCATACACTGAATACAACGTTTTGGCAACAGGATAGTCATAGTTTAACGCAGCTATCAATTCATGAATAACTGCTTGAGCTTTACATAGATTAGTGTTTGTTTTCTCAAAATTAGATTCTTCTATAGCAGAAACCCCTAATTTCACAAAACGAATTGCGCCATCGTATAACATTAATAAAAGTTGTGCTGGTGAAGTTTGAAATTGATTTTGTTGATATTTTTGAAGAGGGGAATTAATCAATTGGTTTCACTCCTTAATACTTAAAATTAGCCTAACATACTAGAGAGGCTTGAAGAAGTACTGTTATACTTATTCATTGCTGTCTCCATGGCAGTAAATTGTTTATAATATTGATTCTCTTTACGAGTTAAGCGAGCCTGCAACTCAGTAATTCTACGCTCATAAGCTGTCAATTGATTACCCATTTGGCTTTGTGGTAAGAATGCTGTTGTTAAATCACTACTAATCTTAGATGTACCGGCTTTTTCAGATAAACTTTCAAGAGCTGTTGCGTTTATTTTTTTTATCCTATTGAATAATCCATCATTATTGGTTACCCCTTTGGTAGAACTGTCCACTTGGCTAAACAAGGCAGTAACTTGTTCAGGGTTGGATTCTAACGCTGTCCGCAACTTATCTTCATCAAGAACGAGTTTACCCTTTTCACTATAACTGCCCGTAGTTATACCAAACTGAGTAATGTTTAACTTGGTTCCCCCAAAGTTAAATTCAGAAATCATAGCGGTACGCATATCACTTAACGACTTATTAAGAATTGAGTCATTTTTTAACAATCCACTTTTCGCTTTGCTTTCCCACAATTCAATTTCGCTATCCTTCATATCTGCTTTTTGTTCTGTGCTTAAAGGCAGATATGTTCTATATCGCTCTTCATTTGTTTTTTGGTTCATTAATGCGATTGTTTCATTATAAAAATCAACAAAAGATTTTATTGTATCGATTATCGCATCAGTGTTTTGTGTAACTTCAATTTGATTAGTCTGTCCAGTAGGAGTGACTCCTGTCAACGAGATTTCTACACCATTTACAGTAAAGCGATTAGAAGTTTGCTTTGTTTCCAGTCCGTTGATAACTACTGTGGCATCAACACCTTTATTAACCCCAGCAGTTGTAAAATTAGTATTACTCGTGAACAACTCACCACTTAACTCTATATCTTTATTACCTGTATCTCTGTTAGTTAGAGACATCCCTCCTGTTGCGGAGTTATATACTGCCGTTACACCAGAGTCTTTATTACTGTTAATTTTCTTAACAAATGATTCAATGGTATCGTCTCCTCTAAAGCTTATCGTTGCTTTTCCAATTGTAACGCTTGTCTCTGCTCCAGAATACAAATCAGACATTTTTGTAGCGCCTGCCGTACCTTGGTATATAACATTTGAGGATGAAGCCAGATTTTTGACACTCACATTTAATACAGAGTTGGCAGCAGCACCCGTTGCAGTAGCGGTAAGTACACCGGTTGCTCCAGTAACCACAGCTTGTTTAGAATCTATATTTTTACTTAAATTTAAATTAGATAGCTTTTCATTAAAGCTCACCAATTTCGTACTAATTGTACGGTAATTATCCCGTTTCCACTCAGCCTGTGTTTTCTGTTGATTGATTTTATCCAAAGGTGCTTTTTCTGCAGTCATTAACTGTTTAACCATTGCATCAATATCGAGACCCGAAGCTAAGCCGCTAATTCTCATTTAATCCCCTCCATTATGCCTTCTTATCGATAATCAAACCACTAAGTTCCATGAGACTGGCCGCGACGTCAAGTAGTTTTTCTTTGGGTATTTCCCTAATAAGTTCCCCTGTTGCTTTGTTTTTAATTTTAACCATGATTGAGTTAGTCTCTTCATGCACTGAAATTTCATAGGTCTTTTCAGGCCCTTGAAGAGCTCTTGTTGCTACTTCCAGCTGATCAATCGCTTTCTCTTCCTCACTAGATAAACTCAATCTTTCCTTAGCTATTGTATTGTTCTGAATAAGTAATTCGGCTGTTTCCTCTGGTGATGTTCTTGTTGATAGTGATCTGAGAGCACCCAGCGTTCCTGAAGTTCCTTGGACTCTATGTTCCACGCAATTCCCTCCCGAACTTTTTTGACGATTCAAATGAAGATCTTACTATGTATATCGGATAGATTTCTTCTGAAATGAAGAGATAAAAAAAAGAAGCCTTGAAAACAAGGCCTCTCTAATTTGAAATTTTTTAATATTAACGAAGGACAGACAGAACACCTTGTGGAGCGGAGTTTGCTTGTGCCAGCATCGATTGGGAAGCTTGCAGCAAGATGTTGTTTTTGGACAACTGAACCATTTCCTTAGCCATATCTGTATCACGAACGCGAGACTCAGCAGCAGTCAGGTTTTCAACAGTTGTACCCAAGTTGTTGGACGTATACTCCAAACGGTTTTGAACAGCACCCAGTTTCGCACGTTCTGTGGAAACACTGTTAATTGCTGTTTCAACGGAAGAGAGACTAGTGTTTGAACCCAAACCTTTGAAACTTGTAGTAGAGATAGTACCAATTGTGATAGAACCTGTTGCTTTATCGTTAACAGTAATTGTTGCACCTTTAGTGATGCTGATTCCGTTAAACGTTGTTTTAGTCATGATGTTATCAATTTGCGCACCCAGCTCTTTCAACTCTTGGTTGATGTTGTTTTTATCGTTAGAGCTGTAAGTTCCGCTTGATTTTTGTACGTTCAATTCTTTCATACGAGTTAGCATGGAGGATACTTCGTTCATTGCGCCCTCAGCCGTTTGTACAAACGAGATTCCGTCTTGAGCATTACGTTGTGCTTGCTCCAGACCACGAATTTGTCCACGCATGGACTCGGAGATGGAGAGACCCGCTGCATCGTCAGCCGCGCGGTTGATACGCAGACCGGAAGACAACTTCTCCATGTTTTTGCTTGCAGCACTTGTGTTAAGCGTCATGTTACGGTGCGTGTTCAACGCTGGTACGTTATGGTTGATAATCATTTGATATTTCCTCCCTGAAATGGTTTGATTCCCACATCCTTGTGGTATTAGCGTCTTCACAGGTCGGCCGCCCTGAAGAATTACCGCTCTATAATATATATCGACTACTGTCCAAGAATTGTTAATAGTATTTCAAACTTTTTTTTCACTTCTGACTATTATTATTTAACTGTTCCAATGCTGCCCGGACAGTGGCTAAGTCCATTACCGCGTTTTTATTATTTTGACCAATCGAGTCGAATACTTCTTTACGGTATATATCAATCTCTTTGGGAGCAGAGATACCTATTTTCACATTGTCTCCTTCTACCGATAAGACAGTGACAACAATATTGTTATCAATGATAACGGATTCTCCTTTTTTCCTAGCTAGTACAAGCATCAGAGATCTCCATCCTTTCTATCCAGATCGTCTTCTGCCCAAGGGGCATGTTTAGTGGAATATTGGGTATTCTGCAATATGACTTGCTTCCCAGTATGATTAAATGAATTAAATATAATCGGCGCAAGCAGATTAACTGTAACATTCTTAAGATTGCTATGCCATGTCACGATACATTGAACAAACAACTGCTCTCTAGTTGTCACATCAATATCTTCTTTGGCTTCTTGTGAGAGTTCGAATTCATAACCGGGGTATAGATCAAATGGATTAATTGTAATAAAAGCCACATCAGGCTGACTCGCTGATTGAAATAAATTAAATATGTCATTCTGACGCTTCAAAAAAAAATTCTGATGCTTTTCAAATCCAGGTATCCCCTTTGGAAATACGTAACTCTTTTCTTCACTTTTCATCTGGTTAGTTTGATCTGTTTCCACTTTAGAAATCCTCCCTATATAATTAATAAAGCTACGGACTGCTAATGTCCATAGCTTATCATAGTATTCAAGTTATGTTTATCTCATAAAGTCCATTAATGAAGGCTGCATAATCTGAGCCGAAGATTTAAGAGCAGCTTCATAGATTGTTTGAGCAGACGTTGCTTGAATCATCAAACTTGCTATATCTGCATCCTCTGTTTTTGATTGCAATGATGTTAAGTTCAGATTGTAGTCGGTTAATCTCGCTTGAACTAATTCAACCCGATTAGTTCGAGCTCCCACCTCTGAAATACAAGACTGCATCTTTATCGATCGTGACTCTATTTTATCTGATTGGCTACCAACAGCTTCATAATCTCCAGAATTCAGAGCATTGACTAAATCGTCCATAATCTTAAATACATTGTCATCTTCAGTAGAACTACCAAAATAATCAGAACCTGGCGTGTTAATCTGAAAAATAGACTGATCTCCAATAGAATAATTTACAGGTTTATCATCGGTGTTAATCTGAGAGTATTGTGTAATGGAACCAGATAACTCATAGGGAGCCTTATCATAATTTTGTCCGTTAAAAATATATTTGCCCCGTATTTGGCTATTCCCGATATTAATCATTTGTTTTTGCAACTCTTCAACCTCAAGTTTAATTGCATCAAGCCCTGATTGGGGTACCGTCCCACTTGAACCTTGAACAGTTAGCTCTTTGAGTCTTTGCATGACATTCCCTGATTGTTGCATCGTGGTATCTGTTGCATCCAGCCAGCTAACAGCCGCATCCGTGTTGGATTGGTACTGTTCGTTAGATGCTAACTCAGCACGATATCTAAGCGCATAAGTCACACCAACAGGATCATCAGAAGGTTTATTAATTTTGCGACCGCTGGAAATTTGGTTGGACATCGTATCCATACGATTCAGGTTTCGGTTCAGGTTGCTGAGCATTTGAGTGCTCATCATGCCTGAGGTTACGCGAATAGCCATATTGGTTACCCCTTCCTATGTCTTAGCGACCGACTACACCGGTGCTGTTAATTAGTTTGTTTAGCAGTTCATCGTATGCAGTCATGAAGCGGGCAGCGGCACTGTAAGCATGCTGAAACTTAATCAAATTGCTCATTTCTTCATCAAGGGATACTCCACTAACCGATTGACGATTCAGGTCAACCTGTTCTGTGAGAAGCTGGGCATTCTGCGCTTGACGGTTAGCCTCTTGAGTTTGAACACCTAACTGGCCTACAATTGCGCCAAAAAAGTCATCTACTGTAGTCGGTTTGGACAGCCCTGAACCAAAATCAAACTTAACATCTTTTAAACCAGCCAAAGCTAGCGCCAAGCTGTTATTTCCTAGTACTACACTCTCACTTGTACCTGTTCCGGTCGTACGCATCGACGTCGCGATGTTATTCGGATCATTTTGGATATCTTTACTTAATGTAATATTTCCAGCCGTGATCGTTCCTGAACCGTCTTTGGTTGTAAAAAAGTCCCCGCCCGCAGTTGGTGTACTCCCACTAAGCGTATAACCCAGTTTATGAAGCCCATTAATCCCTTGAACCGTCACTTTCAAATCTGACGTCAACGTTCTATTGTTATTGGCATCTGAATAGGTCACATTGTTGAAAACCGTGCCGCTAGGCAGTACGGATCCAGCAGGAATGGTAATCTCAATATCCCCGGTTGCGAGCGTATTCGCCAGTTGATTGATTTGATTACGATAGTCTGCTACATATTGATCACGAGAATGAATCATTCCGTAGACTTCGCCGCCAGTTAAAGTCCCCGCTTGATAGGCATTCTCTAGAATATCAGCCGTGACAGGAACCACCGCAGCTCCAGTGACTGCTACTTGGCCTGCAATCGTTACCTGGTAGCCACTATCCAGTTCTGTTATCTGAACGCCTGCAATCTTGGAGAGCTGGTCAACGGCATAATCACGTTGGTCCCGCAAATCATTGGCATTGTCGCCCAGTTGCTCCACTTTTACAATGTTGTTGTTCAGATCCGCTATGGACTGCAGATATGAGTTGATCTCAGTGGTTTTTAACGAAACGTTATTGGTCAAATCACTAGTCAGTGCATCCAATTGAAGACTGATTTGATTTAAACCATCTGTTAACGCCAAAGTTGTCTCTTTCACAATTTTGCGGTTTGTAACATCCTGTGGAT contains these protein-coding regions:
- the tagD gene encoding glycerol-3-phosphate cytidylyltransferase; its protein translation is MKTVITYGTFDLLHYGHILLLQRAKALGDYLIVVLSTDEFNYLKGKSAYFTYEQRKMMLEAIKYVDLVLPEDSWEQKTNDILHWNVDTFVMGDDWRGKFDELSSLCTIIYLSRTPDISTTSIKSSLKSTSY
- a CDS encoding glycosyltransferase family 2 protein codes for the protein MKLLSICMIVKDEERVLERCLSSVQDLADEIIIVDTGSTDKTKEIAKKYTDKIYDFKWCNDFSKARNKSLLHATGKWILVMDADEYISEEEHQDWRNFLQTEELFPHLAYTLPVINFTGEKEYDDEITTAPVTRLFPNNVGITFERPIHEQLTRGLQGELYHKSISLHIYHTGYQVSRIVEKNKHERNMGIFNQMIADQELSSYDWYTLGNQHRYAKDELMAIECYEKALIDTQQNEAWYPHCLMGLVSLDYSQNQLKRSWELIEKYLIKYNEYPEYYTVKGIHYETLGFFQEAEQQYLRAIGIAEKRAQENREIWLIDPMYSFDSPVQQLIGLYFRLNDNQNAIYWMSKQLNKNNKNPGHLVKMMEWLTQNEDEESVIRFFEQLYTSPTDKEYLLLFKVSLVIGNRKLVSHYKNLVPTYTKLSLPDQLKLSAVNEDFAAMHVLLDNITTITGDEQLVVLQVIIATLLSNDCSLLDKLSEKIENEKIISVFKVIIRVIEQNEISDDMVIETDLFFAIARQLYLMQEFEIYDQVVNGLNNSDLINRLANYFYDVNRVELAMNYYSALLSRNELNGTSLENLGYYHANQDYRDDAFEFLNGALQDEPGKRHIYKSLIDMASNQFKKKIIADFERNFPDFNEISFVKEFFANELKMLKYTV
- the fliS gene encoding flagellar export chaperone FliS, whose amino-acid sequence is MINSPLQKYQQNQFQTSPAQLLLMLYDGAIRFVKLGVSAIEESNFEKTNTNLCKAQAVIHELIAALNYDYPVAKTLYSVYEYMIHCLIQANLKKDVKPAQEALSHLTELREAWEIASKSINGTAN
- the fliD gene encoding flagellar filament capping protein FliD codes for the protein MRISGLASGLDIDAMVKQLMTAEKAPLDKINQQKTQAEWKRDNYRTISTKLVSFNEKLSNLNLSKNIDSKQAVVTGATGVLTATATGAAANSVLNVSVKNLASSSNVIYQGTAGATKMSDLYSGAETSVTIGKATISFRGDDTIESFVKKINSNKDSGVTAVYNSATGGMSLTNRDTGNKDIELSGELFTSNTNFTTAGVNKGVDATVVINGLETKQTSNRFTVNGVEISLTGVTPTGQTNQIEVTQNTDAIIDTIKSFVDFYNETIALMNQKTNEERYRTYLPLSTEQKADMKDSEIELWESKAKSGLLKNDSILNKSLSDMRTAMISEFNFGGTKLNITQFGITTGSYSEKGKLVLDEDKLRTALESNPEQVTALFSQVDSSTKGVTNNDGLFNRIKKINATALESLSEKAGTSKISSDLTTAFLPQSQMGNQLTAYERRITELQARLTRKENQYYKQFTAMETAMNKYNSTSSSLSSMLG
- a CDS encoding flagellar protein FlaG; this encodes MEHRVQGTSGTLGALRSLSTRTSPEETAELLIQNNTIAKERLSLSSEEEKAIDQLEVATRALQGPEKTYEISVHEETNSIMVKIKNKATGELIREIPKEKLLDVAASLMELSGLIIDKKA
- a CDS encoding flagellin, with translation MIINHNVPALNTHRNMTLNTSAASKNMEKLSSGLRINRAADDAAGLSISESMRGQIRGLEQAQRNAQDGISFVQTAEGAMNEVSSMLTRMKELNVQKSSGTYSSNDKNNINQELKELGAQIDNIMTKTTFNGISITKGATITVNDKATGSITIGTISTTSFKGLGSNTSLSSVETAINSVSTERAKLGAVQNRLEYTSNNLGTTVENLTAAESRVRDTDMAKEMVQLSKNNILLQASQSMLAQANSAPQGVLSVLR
- the csrA gene encoding carbon storage regulator CsrA, whose amino-acid sequence is MLVLARKKGESVIIDNNIVVTVLSVEGDNVKIGISAPKEIDIYRKEVFDSIGQNNKNAVMDLATVRAALEQLNNNSQK
- a CDS encoding flagellar assembly protein FliW, yielding METDQTNQMKSEEKSYVFPKGIPGFEKHQNFFLKRQNDIFNLFQSASQPDVAFITINPFDLYPGYEFELSQEAKEDIDVTTREQLFVQCIVTWHSNLKNVTVNLLAPIIFNSFNHTGKQVILQNTQYSTKHAPWAEDDLDRKDGDL
- the flgL gene encoding flagellar hook-associated protein FlgL yields the protein MAIRVTSGMMSTQMLSNLNRNLNRMDTMSNQISSGRKINKPSDDPVGVTYALRYRAELASNEQYQSNTDAAVSWLDATDTTMQQSGNVMQRLKELTVQGSSGTVPQSGLDAIKLEVEELQKQMINIGNSQIRGKYIFNGQNYDKAPYELSGSITQYSQINTDDKPVNYSIGDQSIFQINTPGSDYFGSSTEDDNVFKIMDDLVNALNSGDYEAVGSQSDKIESRSIKMQSCISEVGARTNRVELVQARLTDYNLNLTSLQSKTEDADIASLMIQATSAQTIYEAALKSSAQIMQPSLMDFMR
- the flgK gene encoding flagellar hook-associated protein FlgK, with product MASTFHSIETAKRSLITQTAALNTTGHNVANANTPGYSRQVVNMTAADPIDAVAFYRTTAPGQLGTGVEFNSIMRVRESFLDGQFRNENTSLGGWTIRNSTLEKLETIMNEPSDTGIRTVLNNFWNSWSDLSQDPQDVTNRKIVKETTLALTDGLNQISLQLDALTSDLTNNVSLKTTEINSYLQSIADLNNNIVKVEQLGDNANDLRDQRDYAVDQLSKIAGVQITELDSGYQVTIAGQVAVTGAAVVPVTADILENAYQAGTLTGGEVYGMIHSRDQYVADYRNQINQLANTLATGDIEITIPAGSVLPSGTVFNNVTYSDANNNRTLTSDLKVTVQGINGLHKLGYTLSGSTPTAGGDFFTTKDGSGTITAGNITLSKDIQNDPNNIATSMRTTGTGTSESVVLGNNSLALALAGLKDVKFDFGSGLSKPTTVDDFFGAIVGQLGVQTQEANRQAQNAQLLTEQVDLNRQSVSGVSLDEEMSNLIKFQHAYSAAARFMTAYDELLNKLINSTGVVGR